A segment of the Candidatus Dechloromonas phosphoritropha genome:
AAGAGTACGCCGCTCCGGCATAAGTTGGGCGCCCCTCTCGTTCCTGTCCGCAGCCGCAAGTCAAAGGGTCTACCATCGAAATTATCGCGAATGTGGTAGGCGTATGGAAGGCGCACGTAATGGCATCGTTGCGGCAAACCTTCACCTCCTGCCCCAATTCGCCAAAGTACTGGACGATGTTGTAGGTGAAGCTGTCGCAATCATCGATCATCAGCAACGTGTCGCGGCTATCCTCTTGTTCTGCATGGCTAACGTTCCGGATTCTCCGGGCGACGCTAGCAAGACAAAGTCATACGCCAGCGCCTGTTGTCCGGAATCGAGCGCGCGAAGAGTGGCATTGTCGCCCAGATCGGCCTCCGCTCAAAACGTCACTGACGCAGCGCGAGGAACATTGCATGGAGCGGCTGCCTCCGGGTATTGCCGGGAGCGCCTCCCGATTCGCGACACGCGGTCTGGCCGACCTTCTTCCGCTCGCTTCCGCAAATCACGTGATCAGAATCCCAGCAGACTCGCCTGCCATGCCCGCATCGCCAGAACCAGCCGGCCGGACAAGGTGATGTATTCGCCGTAGAGGAGCGTGTAGGCCTCGGCTACCTGGCCCGCCGCGGCCAGATCGACGATCCGTCCGGCAAGCTCGTGAAATTCGGTGTGCAGGCGGCGAACCTCAAGGTAGTGATCCGTCAGGCGGTCATCCGCTGAGAGGCCCGGGCCATTCAGCCATTTACCAAACTCACAGAAGCTGTCGGCCCGGGTGCGATTCACGTCGATCCCCGACAGCGCGTCGAGCACCGCCTGCCTGATCTGCGACATCCAGTGTGTGTGTGCCTGTATGGCAAGATCAATGTCCGTCATGTTATTCATCCCGTTCTCCCCCTCGACCAATGCAGTACATGCCGCCACGCATTTTACATCCTGCGCCGTTACCGGTTAAAGCCGTCAGCAAGCTGCCGACTCCGGCCTCCCGTGCCGGATTTTTCCCTCTCCTGAACCGAGGTCACCCGTTGACATGGCGCCTCCATGCCGTTCTTTCAAGCAGCCGCGCATCCTAACGCGGCAATCGTTCCACTCCGGCTAGCCACCGTTGCCGCCTCGCCGCATTCAGTCGAGACGGGTATCGAGGCCCTGTTCCGCCAGTTCGGCGGCACGCAGCACCGCGCGCGCCTTGTTCTGGGTCTCGGTCCACTCGGAATTGGGATCGGAATCGGCGACAATCCCGGCGCCGGCCTGCACATGTAGTTGCCTGTCCTTGACCACCGCCGTGCGGATCGCGATGGCCAGATCCATGTCGCCATTGAAACCGAGGTAGCCGACCGCACCGGCGTAAATTCCGCGCTTGACTGGTTCCAGTTCGTCGATGATCTCCATCGCCCGCACCTTCGGCGCGCCGGAGACGGTGCCCGCCGGGAAGGTCGCGCGCAGTACGTCGAGCGCGGTCAAGCCTTGCTGCAGCCGGCCTTCGACGTTCGAGACAATGTGCATCACATGCGAATAGCGCTCGACGATCATGTTCTCGGTCAGCTTGACGGTGCCGACCCTGGCGACACGGCCGCAGTCATTGCGCCCGAGGTCGAGCAACTGCGTGTGTTCGGCGCGCTCCTTCTCGTCGGCAAGAAGTTCGGCGGCGAGCGCGGCGTCCTCTTCGGGCGAGGCTCCACGCTTGCGGGTGCCAGCGATCGGACGCACGGTAACACGATCACCCTCCAGGCGGACAAGAATCTCCGGCGAGGCGCCGACGACATGGAAATCCTCGAAATCGAAATAGAACATGTAGGGCGACGGGTTCAGGCTGCGCAGCGTGCGGTAGAGCGCCAGCGGGCTCGCGTGGAAGGGCTTGGTCATGCGCTGCGAGAGGACGACCTGCATGATGTCGCCCTCGGTAATGTAGTCCTTGGCCCTGACGACTGCCTTCTTGAAGGCGGCCTCACCGAAGATGGACACCGCCGGCTCGGAATGCACCGGCTGCTCGCGCGGGATGGCGACCGGCGTGCGCAGCTTGCCCAACAGATCCTTGAGGCGCGCCCGGGCCTTCTGCCACGCCCCCGGAAAACCCGGTTCGGCATAGACTACCAGCGTCAATTTGCCGGAAAGGTTATCGACCACGGCGATTTCCTCCGAGAGCAGCAGGCCAATATCCGGCGTGCCGATTTCGTCGGTCTTGCACGTGCGGGTCAGCCGCGTCTCGACATAGCGCACCGTGTCATAGCCGAAGCAGCCGACCAGGCCACCGCAGGGACGCGGGAGCCCAGCCTGCGGCGCCGAGCGGAAGCGCCGCATGAACTTGCCGATGAATTCGAGTGGATTAGTGTCATCCTCGCGCTCGGCGATCCGGTTGCCGGTCAGCACCAATACCTGATGGCCGTGGACGACGATGCGCGTCGATGCCGTGAGGCCGATAATCGAATAACGGCCGAACCGTTCGCCGCCCTGCACGGATTCGAGCAAGTAGGAGTAGGGTCCGTTGGCCAGCTTCAGGTAGATGGAGAGCGGCGTGTCGAGGTCGGCAAACGTCTCCAGAGTGACCGGAATACGGTTGTAGCCTTGCGCGGCAAGGGTGTTGAATTCGGTTTCAGTCATGGGGAAGCCTCGAAAATGACAGCCGAGTTGCGTACTGGTGCATGACGTCGAGTTGGCGCACGAAAGGAAATCAGGGGCGCCAGCGACGCCAACCTTGCCATTCGTTCCAGAGTCGCAGAGTCGTCATTTTTTCTAGAGGTCCTGAAAGGTATGCGCCTGACCATAGGCGACAGACAGATCGCATACTAGCGCATCGCAATCAGCGCTGTCCACCGGCGACGCGCATACGAGTCCTTCGAGTTCAATCAGGCAACTATTGGCATATCGGCCGTTGACCGCAGCAGGGTAGCGGAAAAAAATTCGATCCCGTCATGCGAACGCCGGCAGTCCGCGGAATTTCGTACCTAAGGTTTTAGAAAACCATCGCTCCTCTACCCACCGCTGCACCACTTCATCACCACGCAGATGGCCATGGGGCTGACACCCTGCACCAGTCGATCACGAGGGGCTCTGGCAATGTCATGCCGCTTCGGCTAGACTCATCCGCTTCTCTCGACTTTGGCTCACATCGGCGGCGATTCCATGCGGCAAACCAGCACGAACATGCAGTTGATCGAATTCAAGGGAACGACGCTTCCGGGAGTCGAGATCACGGAAGTGGACTGGCAAGGCGTGCAAACGGTGTTGAAAACGCACGGGCTGAACGTAATTGGCGTGTGCGGCGGCAACAGTGAACTCCGACATCGAGCGGCAGCCGACGCCGGCCTGCCGACCTATGCTGCGCTGGAACGTTCGGTGCGTGCGGCGCCTGCCACCGAAGTAGCTACGCCTCCGCCAGTCCCCGCCACCGAGCCGCCTGTCGCGGCGGCTCCACCAACGGCGACAATCGCCGCCGTGGCTTCGTCAACACTGTTCATCGACCGACCGCTACGCTCGGGCCAGCAGATTTATGCACGTGGTGGCGACCTCGTGGTTCTGGCAGCCGTCAACGCGGGCGCCGAAGTAATCGCGGATGGCAGTATCCACATCTACGCACCCTTGCGCGGGCGCGCGCTGGCAGGCGCTGGCGGCGCCGAGAATGCACGTATTTTGTGCACCCGCTTCGAAGCCGAACTCGTCTCGATCGCGGGTCTGTATCGGACCTTCGATACCGGCGTTCCGGTCGAGTTGGCTGGCAAACCCGTTCAAGTGCTGCTGAACACAAGTCCGAGCGAAAGTACCGGGCGACTGATTATCGAGCCGCTGACAACTGATTAGCGGCCGAGCCGTTGCCGGCCCAGATGGACGCCAAAGGCACCGGAAAGCCGATTCTGCAGGTAGAATCACCCTCTTTAGATTGCGGAGAAATACCGGTGACACGTATCGTCGTCGTAACCTCAGGTAAGGGCGGGGTTGGCAAGACCACCACCAGCGCCAGCTTTTCTTCGGGCCTCGCCCTACGCGGTTACAAAACTGCCGTCATTGACTTCGACGTCGGCCTGCGCAACCTCGATCTGATCATGGGTTGTGAACGCCGTGTCGTCTATGACCTTGTCAATGTGCTGAACGGCGAAGCAACACTCACCCAGGCGTTGATCAAGGATAAGCACTGCGAAAGCGGGAACCTTTTCGTACTCCCGGCTTCGCAGACTCGTGACAAGGAGGCACTGACAGAGGAAGGCATCGAAAAGGTTCTCAAGGAGCTCGAACACATGGGCTTCGACTATGTGGTCTGTGATTCGCCGGCAGGCATCGAGCGCGGCGCGGTCATGGCCCTGACCTTTGCCGACGAAGCGCTGGTCGTTTCGAACCCGGAGGTATCCTCGGTGCGCGACTCCGACCGTATTCTCGGCATCATTCAGGCCAAGTCGCGCCGCGCCCAGCTCGGTGGAGAGCCCGTCAAGGAACATCTGCTGATTACCCGCTACTCGGCGAAGCGCGTCAATGAGGGCGAAATGTTGTCGTACAAGGACGTCCATGAGATCCTGCGCGTACCTATTATCGGCGTGATTCCCGAGTCGGAATCCGTACTGCAATCGTCGAATTCCGGCACACCGGCAATCCATCTTGCCGGTAGCGATGTTGCCAGCGCCTACCTCGACGTGGTTGGCCGCTTCCTCGGGGAAACCATACCTCTGCGTTTTGTCGACTACGAGAAGCCTGGCCTGTTCAAGCGCCTGTTCGGGAGCAAATGAGGATGTCCCTCTTCTCCCTCATCTTCGGCAACAAGCCCAAGACGGCGGCCATCGCCAAGGAGCGACTGCAACTGATCATTGCCCACGAACGCAGTGGCGGCGCCAGTATACACCTGATTTTCTGCCCGACTTGCAGAAGGAGTTGATCACCGTCATCTCCAAGTATGTGTCGGTCAACCCGGATGACATCAAGGTATCGTTGGAGAGGCAGGGGAACTTCGAGGTGCTCGAGGTAAATATCGTCATGCCCGAGAAGGCCGGCAAGAGCTGACCGGGAGGTCTTCCCGCGGATCACACATCGTTCCAGCGATTGCAAGCCCTGACGGCGTACCGATGGGTACGTTAGCTTCAGGCTGCCCTTGCCACCACGAACGCAGCAAGAAGATCGGCGACCAGCACATCGCAACCAGCACTGTCCACTGGCTCGCCCTCGTTGTAGCCGTAAGGCACGACATAGGCGACACATCCGGCGGCATGGGCGGCCTGGATGTCGTTCTTCGAATCGCCGATATGCAGGTTATGGCCCGGCAGCACGCCAAAGATGCGGCAGGCGTGCAGAATGGGTTCGGGATGCGGCTTCTTGTGTGCCGTGCTGTCACCAGACACGATCACGTCAAAGTAGTCGGTCATGCCCATGAGGTCGAGCAAGGCTTCGGTGAACATGCCCGGCTTGTTGGTAACGACGCCCATTTTGACGCCGCTGGCTTTCCACGCTTGGAGGCCTTCAAGAACGCCGGGGTAAATCAGGGTGAATTTGCCGTTGACCGCAGCATAGTGGCGCTTGAAGGATTCGATGGCGGCGTGCAGCTTTTCCGCGCTGGGCGGCTGCTCGTGGGTCAGGCAGCGCTCGACGAGGACGGCCATGCCCTTGCCGACGAAGCGTGGACTTCGGCCTGAGAGCGCGGCGGCGCGCCGATTTCTTCGAGCATCAGGCGGCAGCCTTCGGCAAGGTCGGCGACAGTGTCGAGTAGCGTGCCGTCGAGATCGAAGGTGACGGATTGGAAGTGCATCAGACTTTTGCCAGTTCGCTGCGCAGGGCGCCGATGACGGTGTTGTAACGTTGCGGATCACTGTCCTTGCTGGCGCCAAAGACGGCCGAGCCGGCGACGAAGGCATCGACGCCAGCGCGGGCGATATCGGCAATGTTGCCAGTATTTACGCCGCCATCTATTTCGAGCCGGATGCGCTGCCCGGTTTGCTGTTCGTAGGCATTCAGCTTGGCGCGTGCCTGCATCGCCTTGGCCAGCGTGCCGGGAATGAATTTCTGGCCGTCGAAGCCGGGATTAACGCTCATCAGCAGGATGATGTCGAGCTTGTCCATGACGTAGTCCATGAAATCGAGCGGCGTCGCCGGATTGAAGACGAGACCGGCCTGGCAACCGGCATCGCTGATCAGCGACAGGCTGCGGTCGACGTGTCCGGAGGCCTCCGGGTGGAAGGTGATGATATTCGCTCCGGCCTTGGCAAAATCGGGGATGATGCGGTCGACTGGCTTGACCATCAGATGGACGTCGATGGGCGCCGTGGTGCACGGCCGGATCGCTTCGCAAACCAGCGGGCCGATGGTCAAATTAGGAACATAATAGTTGTCCATCACGTCAAAGTGTATCCAGTCGGCTCCCGAAGCGATGACGTCGGCCACCTCTTCTCCCAACTTGGCGAAATTGGCTGAAAGAATGCTCGGTGCGATGATGAAATCCTGGACTGACATGACGCTTCCCTAAACGAAAACAGATGAAATTATCCCATGACCAACGCTGACAGATACCGAATAGAAGTCAAGCCGGTGTCGCACTTCATGCTCGACCAGTCGAGTCCGGACGATGATCGCTACGTCTTCGTCTACACGATCACCATCACCAACATCGGTCAACTGCCCGCGCAGTTAATCTCGCGCCACTGGATCATCACCGACGCCAACAACGAGGTCCAGGAAATCCGCGGCCTCGGCGTCGTCGGCCAGCAGCCGCTGCTGAAGCCGGGCGAAGCCTTCGAGTACAACAGCGGTTGCGTTCTGGCCACACCCATCGGCACGATGAAGGGTACTTACCAGATGGTCGGCGAGGACGGAGCACGTTTCGATGTCGCGATTCCCGAGTTCGTACTGGCGATTCCGCGGGTTCTGCATTGAGCCTGAAGCACAGTTATACGCTGGTCGCGCCTTTCTACGATGCTGCGGTTTCGCGCGCCACTTTGGCTGCGCGCAAACGTAGCCTGTCGGTTCTGCCGGTGGCGCCGAGCAGGGTTCTGCTGGCCGGAGTCGGCACCGGCCTCGACTTGCCGCACCTGCCCGCCCAGCATCACTATGTCGGCGTCGACCTAACCCACGCCATGCTGCGCCGCGCTGTACCTCGTTCCGGTCAAGTCAATTTCACGCCGGTCCAGGGAGACGCACAGAACCTGCCGTTTGCCTCGGGCATTTTCGATGTCGCGGTATTGCACCTGATCCTGGCGGTGGTTCCCGACCCCGCAAGGTGCCTCGGCGAGATCGCCCGAGTGCTGCGTCCGGGTGGCCAAGCGCTGGTCTTCGACAAATTTCTGCGTCACGGCCAGCCGGCAGTGTTGCGGCGTCTCGCGAATCCGCTCCTTAGTCGCATCGCCACGAGACTGGATGTCGTGTTCGAATCCGTTCTCGCAGCGGCACCCGGCCTCAGGGTGGAACATGACCAGCCGGCGCTGGCTGGCGGCTGGTTCCGGATGATCCGGCTACGCCGTGTCTGAGGCGTCGATGGCGTCCTTGCCCAAGGCATCCGCGATCCACGCCAGCATCAGCGTGTAGGTGACGGCCAACACCACCGGCCCGACGAAGATGCCGACCAGTCCGAAGCCGAGCATGCCGCCGATGACGCCGGCGAAGATTAGCAGCAGGGGCAGATCAGCGCCCTTCCTGATCAGGATGGGGCGCAGGAAGTTGTCCAAGGTACCGACAAAGACGCTCCAAATCAGCAGGAAGGTCGCCCAGCCGTTATCGCCCATCCAGTACATCCAGGCGACCGCCGGAAAAAGAACCAGCGAAGGGCCCAACTGGGCGATGCAGAACATCAGCATGACCGCTGAAAGCAGGGAGGCAAAAGGAACACCAGCCACCGCCAAGCCAATACCGCCGAGCACGGTCTGGACGATGGCCGTGACGCCGACGCCCAGCGCGACACCGCGAATGGCCTGGCTGGCGAGGATGACCGAGTTTTCCCCGCGCTCTCCCGCAAGGCGTCTGCCAAAGCGCAGCACCAGGCGGGCTCCCGCTTCGCCGTTGGCATACATGATCGCCGACAGAACGACGACCAGCATGAACTGGATCAGCACGCCACCAACACTCCCGGCTTGCCCGAACAGCCATTTGGCGGCATCGGTCAGGTAGGGAGCGAGCCGGGCCAACAGACCCACCGAGCCACCATCGGCCAGCTGCGCCCAGCTTGCCGCTGCCTTTCTCCAATCAGCGGCAGCGTGTTCACCCATTCCGGAGGCTGGGGCAATCCCGACGCCGCCACTGACTTTGCCGCGTCTGTCACCCGATCAGCATGCTCGGCAATGGTGTCGATCGCCAACCCAAGCGGAACGACCAGCAGGAGCAGCATGCCAAGTGTCATCGTCAGAACCGCCGGACCACGTCGACCTCCGAATCGCGCTTCGAGGGCCTTCAGCAGCGGCCAACTCGCGACCACCAGCATGGCCGCCCAGACCGCAGCCCCCAGGAACGGGCGCAAGATCCACAGCGAGCCGGCGATCAGCAACAGGATGCAGATGATGGCAAGCGTTGTGCGGGTCAAATCCTGACGGACAGCAGACATTTCTAGCTCCGGTAATCGACGTTACGGCCTTGTAGGCCGTGCCAATCCTAGGTTGTTGTTAGGTGACCCGAGAACCGTACCCTCTTTTATTTCCACTTTTTCATTCTGCCCTGTTCCGTGGTGGTCTGGGTGATAACGAATAATGCCATTCAACAAGGTATTTTGCGAAGCAGATTCAGCCGTCCCTGTGCGCCGATCGTCAGGTGATAAGTCAGGCATTGGCAGTTCTACCTGTGCCCGTGCGAGAAAATTGGCGAGTGCTTCGGCTTTCCGCTGGCACTGGCTCACTTCGGCGGCAATGGTCATTTGATCGGTTTCTTCAATCAAGCCCGGACAGCTTCTCTTCGTGATCAGCCAGCATAGGGAAGCGGTCGCCGTCCCGCCAGAAACGACTTTTCCCCGCGCTTACTCAGGCATTTTGCCTGCTACGGACCCACTGGCTCAGCGCATCCACCGCCAGCACCAGCACCAGCATTGCAGCGAGCACGGTGGCTGCTTCGGCCTGCTGGAAAATCGAGAGGTGGTAATACAGCATCTGCCCGAGGCCGCCGGCGCCTACGAAGCCGAGCACCGCCGCCATGCGGATGTTCATCTCGAGCCGGTAGAGGCTGTAGGCGATGAACTGCGGCCAGAGCAGCGGCAGGCTGCCGTAGATGAAGGCCAGGGGCGCGCCGCTGCCGGCCTCGTGCAGGGCGGCTTCGGGGGGCGGGCGGCGCGTTTTCGATGGCCTCGGCAAACAGGCGGCCGAGCACGCCGGTTGTGTGCAGTGCCAGCGCGAGCGTTCCGGCAAAGGGGCCGAGGCCGGCGGCGAGCACCATCAGCGTGGCCCAGACCAGTTCCGGCACGCTGCGCAGCACATTCAGGCACAGCCGCGCCGTCAGCTGCAACGCGCGGCTGAAGCGCCCGGCGGCCGGCAGCGCCAGCGCGAATCCGCCCAGCACAGCGAGCAGGGTGCCGATGGCGGCGACGGCGAAGGTTTGCAGCGCCCCGAGGGCGGTCTTTTGGAGGAAGACCGGCTCGCTGGCGGGCGGGAAGAATTCGCCGACAAAGCTGACGATGCCGCGCAGCGCCTCCATCGATACCAAGGCGCCGTAGTCGATCTGCAGATAGACGAAACTGCCGACGACTGCGGCCAGCAGCAACAGCGTGGTCAGCAGGCAGTTCAGGCAGAAATCGCCGGCACCGCGCGGGGTGCAGGTTGGCGCATTCATGCCAGTGCCCGCCGCAGAGTGGCGCTGATCGCGTCGGCAATCAGCACCAGCAGCAGGAAGACAAGCAGGATGGTGCTCGCTTCGCCGCCGTTGAGCATCTTCATCGACTGGTCCATCAGCTGGCCGAGGCCGCCGGCACCGACGAAGCCCATGATGACGGAGGCGCGCACCGCGCATTCCCAGCGATACACGGTATAGGAAGTCAGTTCCTGCTCAGCATTCGGGATCAGTCCGTAACACAGCGCCGCTAGCCGGCCGCTGCCACCCTCGAGCAGAGCGCGGGCAGGACGGGTGTCAGTCGATTCGAGGATTTCGGTATAGACCTTGCCCAGCATGCCACCATAGGTCACCGCCAGCGCCAGCACTCCGGCGGCAGGCCCCAGCCCGAGCACGCGGACGAACATCAACGCCCAGACGATCTCCGGGATCGCCCGCAAGCCGGCCAGAACAGCGCGACTGGCGCCGCGCGCCGCGGCCGCGCCAGCGACTCGACCGGGACCGATTGCCGAGACCGACAGCGCGCGGGTGGCGACAAAGGCCAGCGGGATCGCCGGTAGCGCCGCCAGCGCGATGCCGGCAGTAGCGATGGCGAGCGTTTCCAGAGTCGCTGTCAGCACTAG
Coding sequences within it:
- a CDS encoding CZB domain-containing protein — encoded protein: MNNMTDIDLAIQAHTHWMSQIRQAVLDALSGIDVNRTRADSFCEFGKWLNGPGLSADDRLTDHYLEVRRLHTEFHELAGRIVDLAAAGQVAEAYTLLYGEYITLSGRLVLAMRAWQASLLGF
- a CDS encoding anthranilate synthase component I, which codes for MTETEFNTLAAQGYNRIPVTLETFADLDTPLSIYLKLANGPYSYLLESVQGGERFGRYSIIGLTASTRIVVHGHQVLVLTGNRIAEREDDTNPLEFIGKFMRRFRSAPQAGLPRPCGGLVGCFGYDTVRYVETRLTRTCKTDEIGTPDIGLLLSEEIAVVDNLSGKLTLVVYAEPGFPGAWQKARARLKDLLGKLRTPVAIPREQPVHSEPAVSIFGEAAFKKAVVRAKDYITEGDIMQVVLSQRMTKPFHASPLALYRTLRSLNPSPYMFYFDFEDFHVVGASPEILVRLEGDRVTVRPIAGTRKRGASPEEDAALAAELLADEKERAEHTQLLDLGRNDCGRVARVGTVKLTENMIVERYSHVMHIVSNVEGRLQQGLTALDVLRATFPAGTVSGAPKVRAMEIIDELEPVKRGIYAGAVGYLGFNGDMDLAIAIRTAVVKDRQLHVQAGAGIVADSDPNSEWTETQNKARAVLRAAELAEQGLDTRLD
- the minC gene encoding septum site-determining protein MinC — protein: MRQTSTNMQLIEFKGTTLPGVEITEVDWQGVQTVLKTHGLNVIGVCGGNSELRHRAAADAGLPTYAALERSVRAAPATEVATPPPVPATEPPVAAAPPTATIAAVASSTLFIDRPLRSGQQIYARGGDLVVLAAVNAGAEVIADGSIHIYAPLRGRALAGAGGAENARILCTRFEAELVSIAGLYRTFDTGVPVELAGKPVQVLLNTSPSESTGRLIIEPLTTD
- the minD gene encoding septum site-determining protein MinD; this encodes MTRIVVVTSGKGGVGKTTTSASFSSGLALRGYKTAVIDFDVGLRNLDLIMGCERRVVYDLVNVLNGEATLTQALIKDKHCESGNLFVLPASQTRDKEALTEEGIEKVLKELEHMGFDYVVCDSPAGIERGAVMALTFADEALVVSNPEVSSVRDSDRILGIIQAKSRRAQLGGEPVKEHLLITRYSAKRVNEGEMLSYKDVHEILRVPIIGVIPESESVLQSSNSGTPAIHLAGSDVASAYLDVVGRFLGETIPLRFVDYEKPGLFKRLFGSK
- the rpe gene encoding ribulose-phosphate 3-epimerase, translating into MSVQDFIIAPSILSANFAKLGEEVADVIASGADWIHFDVMDNYYVPNLTIGPLVCEAIRPCTTAPIDVHLMVKPVDRIIPDFAKAGANIITFHPEASGHVDRSLSLISDAGCQAGLVFNPATPLDFMDYVMDKLDIILLMSVNPGFDGQKFIPGTLAKAMQARAKLNAYEQQTGQRIRLEIDGGVNTGNIADIARAGVDAFVAGSAVFGASKDSDPQRYNTVIGALRSELAKV
- the apaG gene encoding Co2+/Mg2+ efflux protein ApaG; the encoded protein is MTNADRYRIEVKPVSHFMLDQSSPDDDRYVFVYTITITNIGQLPAQLISRHWIITDANNEVQEIRGLGVVGQQPLLKPGEAFEYNSGCVLATPIGTMKGTYQMVGEDGARFDVAIPEFVLAIPRVLH
- a CDS encoding methyltransferase domain-containing protein, whose amino-acid sequence is MSLKHSYTLVAPFYDAAVSRATLAARKRSLSVLPVAPSRVLLAGVGTGLDLPHLPAQHHYVGVDLTHAMLRRAVPRSGQVNFTPVQGDAQNLPFASGIFDVAVLHLILAVVPDPARCLGEIARVLRPGGQALVFDKFLRHGQPAVLRRLANPLLSRIATRLDVVFESVLAAAPGLRVEHDQPALAGGWFRMIRLRRV